One window of the Benincasa hispida cultivar B227 chromosome 3, ASM972705v1, whole genome shotgun sequence genome contains the following:
- the LOC120072896 gene encoding dof zinc finger protein DOF5.7-like, producing MLPEKLPPGGCRPKTAQPKPTSDHNQQPLKCPRCDSPNTKFCYYNNYSLTQPRYFCKTCRRYWTKGGALRNVPVGGGCRKNKKLKLSSSSSSLRLPSSSKDDSGSSNPEINRLGFFVNGFSSGQFDGNRNSSFSSAPTTGLYDQFGVFSPDQSRNVNSFIPSTGFVNSLNVDTSLASSIESLSSMNQDLHWKLQQQRLAMLFGPGQNNPAIEKYRGVSSPIALEDHGQELNPCSFRNLGISKPEACNSSDFSNARKETVAVTGTRAGGESAAADEWFFGDSYAAPSLTTGAAAAGYNSGDSGARCDGVQEWHDLHPYTHLP from the coding sequence ATGTTGCCGGAAAAACTACCGCCCGGTGGTTGCCGGCCGAAAACTGCTCAGCCAAAACCCACTTCAGATCATAATCAGCAGCCACTCAAATGCCCTCGTTGCGATTCCCCCAACACTAAATTCTGTTACTACAACAATTATAGCCTAACTCAACCTAGGTATTTCTGCAAGACCTGCCGCAGATACTGGACCAAAGGTGGAGCGTTGCGCAATGTTCCCGTCGGCGGCGGCTGCCGAAAAAACAAGAAACTCAAATTATCGTCGTCTTCGTCATCGTTGAGGCTTCCGTCGTCGTCCAAGGACGACTCCGGTTCGTCCAATCCGGAAATTAACCGGTTGGGTTTCTTCGTCAATGGGTTTTCATCGGGTCAATTTGATGGAAATCGAAATTCGTCTTTCTCCTCTGCTCCGACGACGGGTCTCTATGATCAGTTTGGAGTTTTTTCTCCCGATCAATCGAGAAACGTGAACTCCTTCATTCCTTCCACTGGATTTGTTAATTCACTGAATGTGGACACGAGTCTCGCGTCTTCGATCGAATCGTTGAGCTCTATGAACCAAGACCTTCACTGGAAACTGCAGCAGCAAAGGCTAGCTATGCTATTTGGACCAGGACAGAACAATCCCGCCATTGAAAAATACAGGGGAGTTTCCTCTCCAATCGCACTTGAAGATCACGGCCAAGAACTGAACCCATGCTCGTTTCGGAATCTGGGGATCTCGAAACCGGAGGCTTGCAATTCTTCAGATTTCAGTAATGCAAGAAAAGAAACCGTCGCCGTCACAGGAACCAGAGCAGGAGGAGAATCTGCGGCGGCCGATGAGTGGTTCTTTGGGGATTCTTATGCAGCCCCCTCATTGACTACGGGTGCGGCGGCAGCGGGATATAACTCCGGCGACAGCGGCGCCAGGTGCGATGGTGTTCAAGAGTGGCACGATTTGCATCCATACACCCATTTACCGTAG